The Streptococcus sp. S5 genome contains a region encoding:
- a CDS encoding deoxycytidylate deaminase: MTHNRLAWDEYFAAQALLISNRATCNRAKVGAVLVKDNKVIATGYNGSVSGTDHCLEDGCLMVEGHCVRTIHAEVNAILQGAERGIPKGFTAYVTHFPCLNCTKQLLQVGCKRVVYIHQYRIDEYAEYLYREKEVELVHLPIEEVKKAIAEADFI, translated from the coding sequence GTGACACACAATCGACTAGCATGGGATGAGTATTTTGCAGCTCAGGCCTTACTGATTTCGAATCGGGCGACCTGTAATCGGGCGAAAGTAGGGGCTGTTCTGGTTAAGGATAATAAGGTCATTGCAACCGGCTATAATGGATCTGTTTCTGGAACAGATCATTGTTTAGAGGATGGCTGCCTCATGGTCGAGGGACACTGTGTCCGCACCATTCATGCAGAAGTTAATGCGATATTGCAAGGAGCTGAAAGAGGGATTCCCAAAGGCTTCACAGCTTATGTCACGCATTTTCCTTGTCTCAATTGTACTAAGCAGTTACTCCAAGTTGGCTGCAAGCGGGTGGTATACATCCATCAATACCGCATCGATGAATATGCCGAATACCTCTACCGTGAAAAAGAAGTAGAACTGGTTCATCTGCCAATTGAAGAAGTCAAAAAGGCTATTGCAGAGGCAGACTTCATTTAA